The Cryptococcus neoformans var. neoformans B-3501A chromosome 7, whole genome shotgun sequence genome window below encodes:
- a CDS encoding hypothetical protein (HMMPfam hit to tRNA-synt_2, tRNA synthetases class II (D, K and N), score: 319.3, E(): 5.7e-93): MSSTDTTTNPIIKLGRVLKPSHSNSGDRPELPRSATHEKVARHAAEKQHEQAKQEAKKERTEHEKHEMQRRRQIADEKAQLEEDSETQASYGDIDGLEEITPFEEVIDMPAGTKVNIRGRIHQQRDLSSHLNFILLRQRGLVIQGILSEHASEHMIKWVQHLPGEAIVQVSGTLREPPKPITAAVDTPLELNIERLYLVEASHDIPFNLAHGDRPPQSTRLRNRTLDLRHPTAQAIFKIRAKVLKVFRDTLDDLGFLEINTPKLQPSATESGAEVFRVNYFGRKAFLAQSPQLMKQMAISADFRRVYEIGPVFRAENSNTHRHLTEYTGLDIEMAIQKEYHEVFRILDIVLRNIFNALKEMKTELNRIREFFPSDDFQFLEETPIIPFQEAVQMLRDDGRDVEEEDLHTPDEIRLGELIKEKLGTDYYVIDKFPVSARPFYTANDGKITNSFDMFIRGQEVCTGGQRINDPKKLRESMKESGINEDEMAEYLQAFDWGMPPHGGAGLGVERIVTFFLNLPDVRLSTLWHRDPHSLPDKPASLPHPDADTLKTIDPNNPPPIENLIANYGDATNTSWLDDRFDIWRDRETGAAIGYSTKDTKFCMITGDPLCDDGQKKQVTKKFLDFIRREVKMKPIWLLVSEMMEEILAYEFGWRALSCTQEQRSDSDRADSSVIQNSKQKKGVFKVREVEPTEKIQRKCDARIEEWSAGRDHKGKQVHLTEIAPWKDTEHRRYFIAESDHEANENGENNKFQSRKGEQTIDTLVVLARLAPSKGYQLKWALDFPGSPNGAIESTVQAALSAVPGEPVTFGTAVSESLVTKHGIGGLRASFMERTYRSIVKSLSLDKKAGFREKFGVTGDLTYICYPKGGVKAYELKDIVKFFE; the protein is encoded by the exons ATGTCCTCTACAGacacaacaacaaatcCCATTATCAAGCTTGGTCGGGTTCTCAAACCCTCACATTCCAACAGTGGGGACAGACCTGAGCTTCCTCGTTCTGCAACACACGAGAAGGTGGCAAGACATGCCGCGGAGAAGCAGCACGAACAGGCAAAGCAGGAAgccaaaaaggaaaggacaGAGCATGAAAAGCATGAGATGCAACGCCGGCGCCAGATTGCAGATGAGAAGGCTCAACTAGAAGAAGATTCCGAGACTCAGGCAAGTTATGGTGATATCGATGGCTTGGAGGAGATCACACCGTTTGAAGAAGTGATCGACATGCCTGCTGGCACAAAAGTTAACATCCGAGGTCGTATTCACCAGCAACGGGacctctcttcccacctcaacttcattcttcttcgtcaacgaGGACTTGTCATTCAAGGAATTCTTTCTGAGCATGCTTCGGAACACATGATTAAGTGGGTCCAACATCTCCCCGGTGAGGCCATTGTTCAAGTCTCTGGTACTCTCCGCGAACCCCCCAAGCCCATCACAGCAGCCGTCGACACTCCTTTAGAACTCAATATTGAGCGTCTATACCTTGTTGAGGCTTCTCATGATATCCCGTTCAATCTTGCACATGGCGACCGACCTCCTCAAAGTACTCGTCTTCGTAACCGTACGCTCGATTTGCGACACCCGACCGCCCAGGCGATCTTCAAAATCCGTGCCAAGGTATTGAAGGTGTTCAGGGATACTCTTGACGATTTGGGCTTTTTGGAAATCAACACGCCTAAGTTACAACCTTCGGCGACAGAGAGTGGTGCAGAGGTGTTTAGGGTGAACTACTTTGGACGAAAGGCTTTCCTGGCTCAGAGTCCTCAGCTGATGAAGCAGATGGCAATTTCTGCCGATTTCCGTCGTGTTTACGAG ATCGGACCTGTCTTCCGTGCAGAGAACAGTAACACTCACCGACATCTTACCGAGTACACTGGTCTCGACATCGAGATGGCTATCCAAAAAGAGTACCATGAGGTCTTCCGAATCCTCGATATTGTTCTCCGCAACATCTTCAACGCTCTTAAAGAAATGAAGACTGAGCTTAATCGGATTCGAGAGTTCTTCCCCAGCGATGACTTCCAATTCCTAGAAGAGACGCCTATCATTCCCTTCCAAGAGGCCGTGCAAATGTTGCGTGACGACGGCCGAgatgtcgaagaagaagatctcCATACGCCAGACGAGATTCGTCTTGGTGAATTGATTAAGGAGAAGCTTGGTACCGACTACTATGTCATTGACAAGTTCCCAGTGTCTGCCCGGCCATTCTACACAGCCAATGACGGAAAGATCACCAACTCGTTCGACATGTTCATTCGAGGCCAAGAAGTCTGCACCGGCGGTCAGCGTATTAACGACCCCAAGAAGCTTCGTGAGAGCATGAAGGAGTCGGGTATCAATGAGGACGAAATGGCAGAATATCTCCAGGCGTTCGACTGGGGTATGCCCCCCCATGGCGGTGCGGGCCTTGGTGTCGAGCGTATCGTTaccttctttctcaactTGCCTGACGTGCGATTGTCTACACTCTGGCACCGAGATCCCCACTCTCTCCCGGACAAACCCGCCAGTCTTCCACATCCCGATGCTGACACTCTTAAAACAATTGATCCTAACAACCCTCCTCCTATTGAGAACCTCATTGCCAATTATGGTGATGCCACCAACACTTCATGGCTTGACGACCGGTTCGACATTTGGCGAGACCGCGAGACTGGTGCGGCAATCGGCTACTCTACTAAGGACACCAAGTTCTGCATGATCACCGGGGACCCATTATGTGATGATGgccagaagaagcaggtgACAAAGAAGTTCCTCGATTTTATCAGGCGCGAAGTCAAGATGAAACCCATATGGCTATTAGTCTctgagatgatggaggagatttTGGCATATGAGTTTGGCTGGCGAGCATTGAGCTGTACTCAAGAGCAGCGAAGCGATTCCGACAGAGCAGATTCTAGTGTCATCCAAAATTCCAAGCAGAAAAAGGGAGTGTTCAAGGTCAGAGAAGTGGAGCCCACAGAAAAAATTCAGAGGAAATGTGATGCGAGGATCGAAGAATGGAGCGCCGGAAGGGATCACAAGGGCAAGCAGGTACATCTTACAGAAATTGCCCCTTGGAAGGATACCGAGCACAGACGGTACTTTATTGCCGAGTCTGACCATGAAGCCAACGAAAACGGCGAAAATAACAAGTTCCAGAGCAGAAAGGGTGAGCAAACAATCGACACTCTTGTCGTTCTTGCTCGTCTTGCCCCTTCAAAGGGTTATCAGCTTAAGTGGGCTCTCGACTTCCCCGGATCCCCAAATGGCGCTATCGAGTCCACCGTCCAAGCTGCTTTGTCTGCCGTTCCAGGTGAACCTGTTACTTTCGGTACTGCCGTATCCGAGAGTTTGGTGACCAAGCACGGTATTGGAGGTCTTCGAGCTAGCTTCATGGAGAGGACTTACAGAAGTATTGTGAAGAGTTTGTCGTTGGACAAGAAGGCAGGATTTAGGGAGAAATTTGGTGTAACCGGGGATTTAACTTATATCTGTTACCCGAAGGGAGGTGTGAAAGCGTACGAGCTGAAGGATATTGTCAAGTTCTTTGAATAG
- a CDS encoding hypothetical protein (HMMPfam hit to DAO, FAD dependent oxidoreductase, score: 159.8, E(): 5.9e-45), translated as MSFDAVVIGSGVIGLSIARELHNRGLKVAIVARDLAEDSISVGFASPWAGCNWFSFAEGGTPAAEWDTITFGKLAKLAKDHPDICQKIPFCSVWDLPKSDAESEPWFKDLVFDYKNLKSTPGQPLPGGKKFGHSFASYVLHAPNYIRHLSSETRALGIPVHRYRLSSLDEAYNLSGIGKVSLVVNASGLGAKALIGVEDEKVYPGRGQTVLVRAPGFKACIMHTEGFYADLDESGREVTPPPPAYIIPRPGPEGHVVLGGVYQRDNWSTLPDLKEAERILKDCYNLAPELAGPNGKTWKDIEIISHNVGLRPAREGGPRLEIEEREVGTGANEGNAYDVAPMIGRIGERRKVAVVHAYGIGSAGFQASLGMAEKASDLTVKYLSGKRSPARL; from the exons ATGTCTTTTGACGCCGTCGTTATCGGCTCCGGAG TTATTGGCCTATCTATCGCCAGAGAACTCCACAACCGTGGATTAAAGGTTGCCATTGTCGCTCGAGATCTCGCGGAAGACAGCATTAGCGTAGGCTTTGCCAGCCCTTGGGCTGGCTGCAATTGGTTCTCTTTTGCTGAAGGCGGTACCCCTGCTGCCGAATGGGACACCATCACGTTCGGCAAGCTTGCCAAACTTGCCAAGGATCACCCTGACATTTGCCAAAAGATCCCCTTCTGCTCTGTATGGGATCTTCCCAAGAGTGATGCTGAGAGTGAGCCTTGGTTCAAAGATCTTGTGTTCGAT TACAAAAATCTCAAATCGACTCCTGGCCAGCCTCTCCCAGGAGGCAAGAAGTTTGGCCACTCTTTCGCTTCCTACGTTCTTCACGCACCCAATTACATCCGTCATCTCAGTTCAGAGACCCGTGCGCTAGGCATCCCCGTCCACCGCTACcgtctttcttccctcgaCGAAGCTTACAACCTTTCTGGTATCGGCAAAGTCTCTCTCGTCGTCAACGCTAGCGGCCTCGGTGCCAAGGCTCTCATTGGCGTAGAGGATGAAAAAGTCTATCCAGGCCGTGGCCAGACGGTTCTCGTGCGAGCCCCAGGATTCAAGGCTTGTATCATGCACACCGAAGGTTTTTACGCCGACCTCGACGAGAGTGGTCGAGAAGTcacccctccaccaccggCATACATCATCCCTCGTCCCGGGCCTGAAGGCCATGTCGTCCTTGGAGGTGTTTACCAAAGAGACAATTGGTCTACTCTCCCCGACTTGAAAGAAGCGGAACGTATCCTCAAAGACTGCTATAACCTCGCGCCTGAGCTCGCAGGTCCTAATGGCAAGACATGGAAGGATATCGAAATCATTTCGCACAATGTGGGGTTAAGACCTGCTCGAGAGGGTGGGCCCAGGTTGGAAATTGAGGAACGAGAAGTTGGTACAGGTGCGAATGAGGGTAACGCGTACGATGTCGCACCCATGATTGGCCGTATAGgtgagaggaggaaagtgGCGGTTGTGCACGCTTATGGTATTGGATCTGCGGG CTTCCAGGCGAGTTTAGGTATGGCCGAAAAAGCTTCTGATCTTACTGTAAAATACCTATCAGGCAAGCGCTCGCCAGCCAGATTATAG
- a CDS encoding hypothetical protein (HMMPfam hit to COesterase, Carboxylesterase, score: 12.7, E(): 5.2e-14) translates to MPIINFPPTTDIGPNDMTGDQLALPIFERVSTITKHGKITGGRVKNGCQVFLNVPYGIDVPRWTDPQSLPEGYKYAEEPFTVDGKYCAQPERTYHQTNSIRDRLGLGKPTENPFFADIYIPSDYPLSSPGERPLLPVRVFIHGGFLQYGSTSGQNYNQQFFAAEHYNEVRVLLGHRVSILGFLGCEKPKISGNFGFKDCWLGLEWVKENVVSFGGDPNQIHLSGLSGGGHVVHQLVHQAARLAPKPAPFITAHLQSNAILADPLTPTARNAQFTAFCESVGIDPSIPNVLEGLRDTSKFSTDRIIKAVQDMGELCTFRGIVGDDGWVRADEMEFQKNGGLAKGLREAGVQCIVVGDVRDEDFFYRGVHPCKKYDDLVPNIARYYPYDQSQKFLNSYYPIPMDSSPTELDDRLGRILADGQVHLPVRLLAKDLAAYSFPAVRYAIESVPVAYGTNGKASHGTDLAVHQLRLSMLTPEETSAVLKFNKILWDEVAEAVKGDRNFKQKEEEEMLVLSKDGTTMWKADWRWPQLREAEKVFRP, encoded by the exons ATGCCCATTATTAACTTTCCCCCTACGACAGACATCGGTCCCAATGACATGACTGGCGACCAGCTCGCCCTTCCTATTTTTGAGAGAGTATCCACCATCACAAAGCATGGGAAAATCACTGGCGGACGTGTGAAGAATGGTTGCCAGGTTTTTCTCA ACGTACCTTATGGCATCGATGTCCCTCGATGGACCGACCCCCAATCCTTACCTGAAGGCTACAAATACGCTGAAGAGCCATTTACAGTCGATGGCAAGTACTGTGCCCAGCCAGAACGAACCTACCACCAGACCAACTCTATCCGCGACCGCCTAGGTCTTGGCAAGCCCACAGAGAATCCCTTCTTCGCAGACATCTACATCCCATCGGATTATCCCCTCTCGTCCCCCGGCGAAAGACCCCTTTTGCCTGTGAGAGTCTTCATCCATGGTGGTTTCTTGCAGTACGGCAGCACTTCTGGACAGAATTACAATCAGCAATTCTTTGCTGCTGAGCACTACAACGAAGTTCGAGTCCTCCTTGGGCACCGAGTTTCCATCTTGGGTTTCTTGGGATGCGAAAAACCCAAAATTTCTGGTAACTTTGGTTTCAAAGACTGCTGGCTTGGCCTTGAGTGGGTCAAGGAAAATGTTGTTTCCTTTGGTGGTGATCCCAACCAGATCCACCTTAGTGGGCTGAGCGGCGGTGGGCATGTTGTCCACCAACTTGTCCACCAAGCCGCTAGACTCGCACCCAAACCTGCGCCTTTTATCACCGCCCACCTCCAATCTAACGCGATCCTCGCCGACCCACTCACCCCTACCGCGCGTAACGCCCAGTTCACCGCGTTCTGCGAAAGCGTCGGTATCGACCCTTCTATCCCAAACGTCCTTGAAGGACTCCGCGACACTAGCAAATTCTCGACAGATAGGATTATCAAGGCAGTTCAGGATATGGGTGAGCTGTGTACCTTTCGTGGCATAGTGGGCGATGATGGATGGGTAAGAgcggatgagatggagTTCCAGAAAAATGGAGGTTTGGCAAAGGGCTTGAGGGAAGCTGGTGTTCAGTGTATTGTCGTCGGGGACGTAAGGGATGAA gACTTTTTCTATCGCGGAGTACATCCCTGCAAGAAATACGATGATTTGGTGCCCAATATCGCTAGATATTATCCTTACGATCAGTCCCAAAAATTCCTGAACTCTTActatcccatccccatGGACTCTTCTCCGACCGAACTCGACGATCGATTAGGTCGT ATTCTCGCGGACGGTCAGGTTCACCTCCCCGTTCGGCTTCTCGCCAAAGACCTCGCAGCATATTCTTTCCCCGCCGTCCGGTACGCTATTGAGTCTGTCCCTGTCGCTTACGGTACAAATGGCAAAGCATCCCATGGTACCGATCTGGCAGTTCACCAGTTGCGTTTGTCGATGCTGACCCCGGAAGAGACGTCTGCGGTTCTCAAATTTAACAAGATTCTTTGGGATGAGGTCGCGGAGGCGGTTAAGGGTGATAGGAATTTtaagcagaaggaggaggaggagatgttGGTGCTTAGTAAAGATGGGACGACGATGTGGAAAGCTGATTGGAGGTGGCCCCAGTTGAGGGAAGCGGAGAAGGTGTTTAGGCCTTAG
- a CDS encoding hypothetical protein (Match to EST gb|CF193436.1|CF193436; HMMPfam hit to FMO-like, Flavin-binding monooxygenase-like, score: -235.9, E(): 1.9e-11), whose translation MSFPRQISTLVVGGGPAGIVSLKYTVEYGEAWSEGEEPLLIDMESEIGGTFRWRGYQNAELVSSKQLTCFSDFRYPLDSPDHPSLPNFVDYLNCYIDHFDLRHMIRTSIKLVSLEYASSDSKDFYKHRATIQPLNDNGLPQGDPLIVLAKRVIITTGLHVTPNIPLIPGLNSTPCIPEPPKWIHSSAYKSRNQLKDKKVLVLGCGETGMDVGYEAIMAPAKKVWLGVRTGFLSFPKLFETAYVHPWVAASHIRWFISDLVIKRLLWVLTGTMAGCNQWAGELPPERQGRAYVFLNKSAKAMQFINRPFYSLSPIHRWIAHYIDPPPPPGDPKIDIVPFPQGFDSEGRAVFPAPPEHRRKETAWKDECKPDLVVLCTGYRQDWSWLGEGYPRGPEDCEIRGITSTKDLSIAFIGFVRPGVGAIPPIAEMQAQLFILLTEKRVPIPVSPETYHLLHSPTSRIQYGVDYSTYMSTLAKDIGSAPGLLRLWWDYGLFVLFVYCFGAAFPTFYRLTGPFKITKAREIVETELWDTIRRRGVIGNIFMGVIPMVFYAYLNIGAYILEFVWRVVTPIFDLPASPLELFQEKSTTVKSI comes from the exons ATGAGTTTCCCTAGGCAAATATCCACCCTCGTTGTCGGAGGTGGTCCGGCAGGCATCGTCTCGCTCAAGTATACTGTCGAGTATGGTGAAGCGTGGTCCGAGGGGGAGGAGCCGTTGCTCATAGACATGGAGTCTGAGATTGGGGGAACTTTCAG ATGGAGAGGCTACCAAAATGCTGAGCTGGTAAGCTCAAAGCAACTAACTTGTTTCTCCGACTTCCGATACCCTCTGGACTCTCCTGATCACCCTTCGTTGCCTAACTTTGTGGACTATCTCAACTGTTACATCGACCATTTTGATTTGAGGCATATGATCCGTACATCCATCAAGCTTGTCTCCCTCGAATATGCTTCATCAGATAGTAAAGATTTCTATAAACATCGGGCCACTATCCAGCCACTCAATGATAACGGGCTTCCCCAAGGTGATCCCCTCATCGTCCTTGCCAAAAGGGTGATTATTACCACCGGTCTACACGTCACTCCCAACATCCCCCTTATTCCTGGGCTCAACTCGACCCCTTGTATCCCTGAACCACCAAAATGGATCCATTCTTCTGCCTACAAGTCTCGGAACCAGTTGAAGGACAAGAAAGTGCTCGTGTTGGGATGTGGGGAGACAGGGATGGATGTAGGGTACGAAGCAATTATGGCACCTGCAAAGAAGGTATGGTTAGGTGTCCGAACTGGGTTCTTGTCCTTTCCTAAG CTCTTTGAGACTGCCTATGTTCATCCCTGGGTGGCAGCATCGCATATCAGATGGTTCATTTCCGATCTAGTCATTAAGCGTCTTCTTTGGGTACTCACAGGTACTATGGCCGGGTGTAACCAATGGGCTGGAGAGCTGCCCCCTGAAAGACAAGGACGCGCATACGTTTTCCTCAATAAATCCGCGAAAGCGATGCAATTTATCAATCGACCGTTTTACTCCCTTTCTCCTATCCATCGCTGGATCGCGCACTATATTGaccctcctccaccgcctgGTGATCCCAAAATTGACATCGTCCCCTTCCCACAAGGGTTTGACtctgaaggaagagcggTCTTTCCGGCCCCTCCGGAACatagaagaaaagagactGCGTGGAAAGACGAGTGTAAACCTGATTTGGTCGTGTTGTGTACTGGATATAGACAGGATTGGAGTTGGTTGGGTGAAGGCTACCCGCGAGGTCCCGAGGATTGCGAAATCAGAGGGATCACCAGTACGAAAGATCTAAGTATTGCGTTTATCGGATTTGTTAGGCCTGGTGTCG GTGCTATCCCGCCCATAGCAGAGATGCAAGCCCAGCTCTTTATACTCCTCACAGAAAAACGTGTCCCAATCCCTGTTTCACCAGAGACAtatcatctcctccattcGCCCACTTCGCGTATCCAATACGGCGTCGACTATTCTACCTACATGTCAACCCTAGCAAAAGACATTGGCTCCGCTCCGGGGCTGTTGAGGTTATGGTGGGATTACGGGTTGTTCGTCTTGTTTGTGTACTG TTTCGGGGCAGCGTTTCCCACGTTCTACAGGCTTACAGGACCTTTCAAAATCACCAAGGCAAGGGAGATCGTAGAGACGGAGCTTTGGGATACAATCAGGAGGCGTGGCGTGATTGGAAATATATTCATGGGTGTCATCCCAATG GTATTTTACGCCTACCTCAATATAGGGGCGTATATCCTTGAGTTTGTCTGGAGGGTCGTGACTCCCATTTTTGACTTGCCTGCATCGCCTTTGGAACTCTTCCAAGAGAAATCGACCACCGTCAAATCGATCTGA
- a CDS encoding hypothetical protein (HMMPfam hit to TFIIA_gamma_C, Transcription initiation factor IIA, gamma subunit, beta-barrel domain, score: 94.4, E(): 2.7e-25; HMMPfam hit to TFIIA_gamma_N, Transcription initiation factor IIA, gamma subunit, helical domain, score: 83.7, E(): 4.6e-22), translating to MSAGQTYYEFYRGSRHVHIGTALTDALDELITQGDIPPQLAMRVLQQFDKSLTECLQKGVKNKTTIKGHLSTYRLCDDVWTFVVKDPQFKMEGVGAGSEMVTGSKIKIVACKSGDAADGKKAGGARE from the exons ATGTCAGCTGGCCAGACATACTACGAGTTCTACCGAGGATCCAGGCATGTCCA CATCGGGACAGCTCTTACGGATGCGCTTGATGAGTTGATCACGCAGGGAGATATTCCTCCCCAACTGGCTATGCGGGTGCTTCAACAA TTTGACAAATCCCTGACTGAATGCCTTCAAAAAGGTGTTAAGAACAAGACCACTATCAAGGGCCATCTTTCAACTTATAGATTATGTGACGATGTGTGGACGTTCGTTGTAAAGGATCCTCAATTTAAGATGGAAGGCGTTGGCGCCGG ATCTGAAATGGTCACCGGATCCAAGATCAAGATAGTGGCGTGCAAGAGCGGCGATGCGGCAGATGGTAAGAAAGCCGGAGGTGCAAGAGAATAA